From one Cynocephalus volans isolate mCynVol1 chromosome X, mCynVol1.pri, whole genome shotgun sequence genomic stretch:
- the LOC134367852 gene encoding melanoma-associated antigen B1-like, whose product MPRRRKSKLHACEKGAQATAAAAEESPPSSSLCGDNSQSLPAAGSCSSSEGPQRAPSTTTTSEGISCTRSEEGCKGQGDERKSTSEDPLSTNDSREDPLMRKAVLLAQFLLYKYRMKQPIMKADMLKVINRRYKHQFAEILKRASQHVEAAFAVQVVEVDLPSHSYNLVSKLKLPNNGRVRPGRGFPKTGLLMIVLGVILTNGNCATEEHIWKCLNKMKVYAGRKHLIYGEPRKLITQDLVRLNYLEYRQVPNSDPPCYQFLWGPRAHVETSETEVLEHLGKMKEIITCESLCHYVEPLEDEEETASAIDTARHVIFVCKHGLLDH is encoded by the coding sequence ATGCCTCGGAGACGGAAAAGTAAGCTCCACGCCTGCGAGAAAGGTGCTCAGGCAACAGCAGCGGCAGCAGAGGagtcccctccctcctcttctctttgtGGAGATAATAGCCAGAGCCTGCCTGCTGCTGGGTCATGTAGCAGTTCCGAGGGGCCTCAGAGAGCACCATCCACCACCACTACTTCTGAAGGCATTTCTTGCACTAGATCTGAAGAAGGTTGCAAAGGCCAAGGTGACGAAAGGAAAAGCACCTCTGAGGACCCACTGTCCACTAACGACTCACGCGAAGACCCTCTAATGAGGAAGGCTGTTTTGTTGGCGCAGTTCCTGCTCTACAAGTATAGAATGAAGCAGCCCATTATGAAGGCAGACATGCTGAAGGTTATCAACCGTAGATACAAACACCAGTTTGCTGAGATCCTCAAGAGGGCCTCCCAACACGTCGAGGCTGCCTTTGCAGTTCAGGTGGTGGAAGTCGACTTACCCAGTCACTCGTATAACCTAGTCAGCAAACTGAAACTTCCCAACAACGGGAGGGTGCGTCCTGGCAGAGGGTTTCCCAAGACCGGTCTCCTAATGATTGTCCTGGGTGTGATCTTAACGAATGGCAACTGTGCCACTGAGGAACACATCTGGAAATGCCTGAATAAGATGAAAGTATATGCTGGAAGGAAGCACCTCATCTACGGAGAGCCCCGGAAGCTCATCACTCAAGATTTGGTGAGGCTGAATTACCTAGAGTACCGGCAGGTCCCCAACAGTGATCCTCCGTGCTATCAATTCCTGTGGGGTCCAAGAGCACACGTTGAAACCAGCGAGACGGAAGTCCTGGAGCATTTGGGAAAGATGAAGGAAATCATCACCTGTGAATCCTTATGTCATTACGTAGAGCCTTTGGAAGATGAGGAGGAAACAGCCTCAGCCATAGACACAGCCAGGCATGTCATCTTCGTATGCAAGCACGGTCTCCTGGACCATTAG